One Pseudodesulfovibrio cashew DNA window includes the following coding sequences:
- a CDS encoding class I SAM-dependent methyltransferase, whose protein sequence is MKQYREIITPLHTRTSREYLPRMTEDKVRCMAVAKRYGQDYWDGDKCYGYGGYRYDGRWKSVAERLIETYGLKSDARILDVGCGKAYLLYELKKLLPDAQIRGFDPSLYALEDAFEEIREGLIVHRAENPYPWPDGHFDLVLSINSLHNLEVPELKNALAEIERTGREKFICVESYRNDQEQFNLQCWALTCEAFFSERAWKWLFKEFGYTGDYEFIYFE, encoded by the coding sequence ATGAAGCAATATCGCGAAATAATCACCCCGCTGCACACCCGGACAAGCCGCGAGTACCTGCCTCGGATGACCGAGGACAAAGTCCGTTGCATGGCCGTGGCCAAGCGCTACGGGCAGGACTACTGGGATGGGGACAAGTGCTACGGCTACGGCGGCTATCGCTATGACGGCCGCTGGAAGAGCGTGGCCGAACGTCTCATCGAGACCTATGGCCTGAAAAGCGACGCCAGGATTCTGGATGTGGGCTGCGGCAAGGCGTACCTGCTCTACGAACTGAAGAAGCTGCTGCCCGATGCCCAGATTCGCGGGTTCGATCCTTCCCTTTACGCCCTTGAGGACGCCTTTGAGGAGATTCGCGAGGGGCTCATCGTCCACCGGGCGGAAAACCCCTACCCGTGGCCGGACGGCCATTTCGACCTCGTCCTCTCCATCAATTCGCTCCACAATCTGGAGGTCCCCGAACTGAAAAACGCCCTGGCCGAGATAGAGCGGACCGGCAGGGAAAAGTTCATCTGCGTGGAGAGTTACCGCAATGATCAGGAGCAGTTCAACCTCCAGTGCTGGGCGCTCACTTGCGAGGCCTTTTTCTCCGAACGGGCATGGAAGTGGCTGTTCAAGGAGTTTGGTTATACCGGCGATTATGAGTTCATTTATTTCGAGTGA
- a CDS encoding class I SAM-dependent methyltransferase, with the protein MSGNGYYSLGHRLPDILAVPLFGARERYGKQPVPDDPDWVKWSSNYAEAIGTNKSFTVSDWVYDAVYKRMTRVDVEGKRVLEIGPGSMDYLRHLKGVPAVMELLDVDVAMLKEAGKAAANRGIPFHCHEVPKEGSPSLPFPSESLDMIISFFSLEHIHPLEPMVAEMARVLKKSGLLVGAIPCEGGLAWGLGRYLTTRRHYRAATDIDFDKVICWEHPNFAEDILRVLDAHLVPQKKIFWPLRLPLPDMNLTVFLHYEKSLAAG; encoded by the coding sequence ATGAGCGGTAACGGGTATTATTCATTGGGGCATCGGCTGCCGGACATTCTGGCGGTGCCGCTGTTCGGAGCTAGGGAGCGATACGGGAAACAGCCCGTCCCCGATGACCCTGATTGGGTGAAGTGGTCTTCCAACTATGCGGAAGCCATAGGGACGAACAAGTCCTTTACTGTAAGCGATTGGGTCTATGACGCGGTCTACAAGCGGATGACCCGGGTGGACGTGGAAGGCAAGCGGGTGCTGGAGATCGGTCCCGGAAGCATGGATTACCTGCGGCATCTCAAGGGTGTCCCTGCGGTAATGGAGTTGCTGGACGTGGATGTGGCAATGCTCAAGGAGGCCGGCAAGGCGGCCGCCAACAGAGGCATTCCGTTTCATTGCCATGAGGTTCCCAAGGAAGGCAGTCCGTCCCTGCCGTTTCCTTCGGAGAGTCTGGACATGATCATTTCCTTCTTCTCCCTGGAGCATATCCATCCGTTGGAGCCGATGGTCGCAGAGATGGCAAGAGTGCTCAAGAAAAGCGGTCTGCTGGTGGGAGCCATTCCCTGTGAAGGTGGGCTGGCCTGGGGGCTGGGGCGGTACCTGACGACGCGGCGGCACTACCGGGCCGCTACCGATATTGATTTCGACAAGGTCATCTGCTGGGAGCATCCCAATTTTGCGGAGGACATTCTTCGTGTGCTGGACGCGCACCTTGTTCCGCAAAAGAAGATCTTCTGGCCTCTTCGGTTGCCCTTGCCGGACATGAATCTCACGGTATTCCTGCACTATGAGAAATCGTTGGCAGCGGGATAG